Proteins from a genomic interval of Rhodococcoides fascians A25f:
- a CDS encoding HD domain-containing protein: protein MTDPSPAAVPPSTVPITWPAEWPAEVRRIADATNDALAAVAAGDPIAFDDAVELLGRSDSAQAGHVHAEMVRTLLEEVYSDGLTGENVQEVLGRTVRGAHWLPNLDIAGFVEVLTGALGVADTEEQSRSRPRPAHALLVVADLLAVRRARAETYLRRALAEVHRAETIEMP from the coding sequence ATGACCGACCCCTCCCCAGCGGCAGTTCCCCCGAGCACCGTCCCCATCACGTGGCCTGCCGAGTGGCCGGCCGAGGTTCGACGGATCGCCGATGCCACGAACGATGCCCTGGCCGCTGTTGCGGCGGGGGATCCGATCGCGTTCGACGACGCCGTCGAGCTGTTGGGCCGCTCGGACTCGGCGCAAGCCGGTCACGTGCATGCCGAAATGGTACGCACGTTGCTCGAGGAGGTATATAGCGACGGATTGACCGGCGAGAACGTCCAGGAGGTGCTCGGCCGCACCGTACGAGGTGCGCACTGGCTGCCGAATCTGGATATCGCCGGGTTCGTCGAGGTGCTCACCGGAGCCCTGGGTGTCGCAGACACAGAAGAGCAATCCCGCTCCAGGCCCCGTCCGGCGCACGCGTTGTTGGTGGTCGCGGACCTACTCGCGGTGCGCCGCGCCAGGGCCGAGACCTACCTGCGCCGAGCGTTGGCCGAAGTCCACCGAGCCGAGACCATCGAGATGCCCTAG
- a CDS encoding 3-oxoacyl-ACP reductase: MKFDEQTVLITGGGRGLGAAIAAAFAGEGARVVIDYRNSKDAAEALADRLGKSAFAVQGDVTDESAVATVFDSAREHFGTPITTVVNNALADFSFDGDARPKADTITWDRFDAQLRGSVRAALLTTQAALPGMREAGFGRIINVGTNLFQNPVVPYHDYTASKAALLSLTRTLSADLGADNITVNMVSGGLLRTTDASAATPAEVFDFIAASTPLQRVTTPEEFADALLFFASPWARSVTGQNLVVDGGLVKD; encoded by the coding sequence ATGAAATTCGACGAGCAGACGGTGTTGATCACCGGCGGCGGCCGCGGACTGGGAGCAGCGATTGCCGCTGCTTTCGCCGGTGAGGGAGCACGCGTGGTGATCGACTACCGCAACAGCAAGGATGCCGCCGAAGCGCTGGCCGATCGCCTCGGCAAAAGTGCATTCGCGGTTCAGGGTGACGTGACGGACGAGAGCGCGGTGGCCACGGTGTTCGACTCGGCACGTGAGCATTTCGGCACTCCGATCACCACTGTCGTCAACAACGCGCTGGCCGACTTCTCCTTCGACGGTGATGCCCGGCCCAAGGCCGACACCATCACCTGGGACCGCTTCGACGCTCAGCTGCGCGGCAGTGTCCGTGCAGCGTTGCTCACCACGCAGGCTGCTCTGCCGGGTATGCGCGAGGCGGGCTTCGGCCGAATCATCAACGTGGGCACCAACTTGTTTCAGAATCCGGTGGTGCCGTACCACGATTACACCGCGTCCAAGGCCGCACTGCTCTCGCTGACCCGGACTCTGTCCGCAGACCTCGGCGCAGACAACATCACCGTCAACATGGTCTCGGGTGGACTGCTGCGCACCACCGACGCCAGTGCCGCCACTCCGGCCGAGGTGTTCGATTTCATTGCGGCCTCGACCCCGCTGCAACGGGTCACCACCCCGGAGGAGTTCGCCGACGCCCTGCTGTTCTTCGCCTCGCCGTGGGCGCGGTCGGTGACCGGTCAGAATCTGGTGGTCGACGGCGGCCTGGTCAAGGACTGA
- a CDS encoding TetR/AcrR family transcriptional regulator — protein sequence MAATTRAQQAEQTRNELESAACVVFARSGYLNTKIVDITRQAGRAAGSFYNHYSGKDELLLALAEQIGVDADVIVAAQDPTAREHPTMRPHVEVFWQLFTRHRVVIDALRDAALVNADFAQRVQQFTQVQFEPWVDRLANFEKAGVELPASPATTAMLIGSAAENFARLWQGSPEDGLDALVTFVDRGVFGPAAQ from the coding sequence GTGGCAGCCACCACAAGGGCGCAGCAGGCCGAACAGACCCGAAACGAGCTGGAGAGCGCGGCCTGCGTCGTGTTCGCCCGATCCGGCTATCTCAACACCAAGATCGTCGACATAACCAGACAGGCGGGCCGGGCAGCGGGGTCGTTCTACAACCACTACTCCGGCAAGGACGAACTGCTGTTGGCGCTCGCCGAGCAGATCGGTGTGGATGCCGACGTCATCGTCGCCGCCCAGGACCCGACTGCGCGTGAGCACCCGACGATGCGGCCCCACGTCGAGGTGTTCTGGCAGTTGTTCACTCGACACCGCGTGGTGATCGATGCCCTCCGCGATGCAGCGCTGGTCAATGCGGACTTCGCTCAGCGAGTACAGCAATTCACACAGGTTCAGTTCGAGCCGTGGGTAGACCGCCTCGCGAATTTCGAGAAGGCAGGCGTCGAGCTCCCGGCATCCCCTGCCACCACCGCGATGCTGATCGGCAGCGCGGCGGAGAACTTCGCCCGGCTGTGGCAGGGCTCGCCCGAGGACGGTCTCGACGCTCTGGTGACGTTCGTCGATCGAGGAGTCTTCGGGCCTGCCGCTCAGTGA
- a CDS encoding ATP-binding protein — protein MDPVRNPYAPGAGQRPPELAGRKKQLDAFDVVLERITRGRPERSVVLTGLRGVGKTVLLNQLRSAAIARGWGTGKIEARPDQELRRPLSSALHMAVRGIAASHRDPERVDEFLGVLKAFALRSTADKGMRERWQPGIDVPAKTGRADSGDIEIDLVELLLDASALAGDVGVGIAIFIDEMQDLGPADISALCAACHELSQDTAPLIIVGAGLPHLPAVLSASKSYSERLFSYHRIGRLERAAADLALIAPADREDVEFTPDALDALYAAADGYPYFVQAYGKATWDLAADTPITVEDVRVAAPAAEEELAVGFFGSRYERATPAEREYMRAMAELSVDDGSVPTSAVATELKRKPASLSPARDGLIKKGLIYSAERGTIAFTVPHFGRYLRAQTDEPAAV, from the coding sequence ATGGACCCCGTGCGTAACCCTTACGCTCCCGGCGCCGGCCAGCGCCCACCCGAGCTCGCAGGCCGAAAGAAGCAGCTCGACGCCTTCGACGTCGTGCTCGAACGCATCACCCGCGGCCGACCGGAGCGCAGTGTCGTACTCACCGGTCTGCGGGGCGTCGGGAAAACGGTGCTGCTCAATCAGCTCCGTTCCGCAGCCATCGCCCGCGGATGGGGAACCGGGAAGATCGAGGCCCGCCCGGACCAGGAACTGCGTCGACCACTGTCCTCGGCGCTGCACATGGCCGTCCGCGGGATCGCGGCCTCGCATCGCGATCCCGAACGCGTCGACGAATTCCTCGGGGTGCTCAAGGCCTTCGCGCTGCGCTCCACCGCCGACAAGGGCATGCGGGAGCGGTGGCAACCAGGCATCGACGTCCCGGCCAAGACCGGCCGAGCCGACTCCGGCGACATCGAGATCGACCTCGTCGAGCTGTTGCTCGACGCCTCCGCGCTGGCCGGCGACGTGGGCGTGGGTATCGCCATCTTCATCGACGAGATGCAGGACCTAGGGCCCGCAGACATCTCCGCACTGTGCGCGGCCTGTCACGAGCTCAGCCAGGACACCGCCCCGCTGATCATCGTCGGTGCCGGCTTGCCGCACCTACCTGCGGTGCTGTCGGCATCCAAGAGTTACTCCGAGCGGCTGTTCAGCTACCACCGGATCGGTCGGCTGGAGCGGGCCGCGGCCGACCTTGCGTTGATCGCCCCGGCCGACCGCGAGGACGTCGAATTCACCCCGGATGCCCTCGACGCGCTGTACGCGGCCGCCGACGGTTATCCGTACTTCGTGCAGGCCTACGGCAAGGCGACGTGGGATCTCGCCGCCGACACCCCGATCACCGTCGAGGACGTGCGCGTCGCCGCCCCGGCGGCGGAAGAGGAACTGGCCGTCGGATTCTTCGGTTCTCGCTACGAACGCGCCACACCCGCCGAGCGTGAATACATGCGCGCGATGGCCGAACTGTCGGTGGACGACGGCTCGGTGCCGACCTCGGCCGTGGCGACCGAACTGAAGCGCAAGCCGGCGTCACTGTCCCCGGCCCGCGACGGCCTGATCAAGAAGGGCCTGATCTACTCGGCCGAGCGCGGCACCATCGCATTCACGGTGCCGCACTTCGGTCGCTATCTGCGCGCGCAGACCGACGAACCCGCGGCGGTGTGA
- a CDS encoding alpha/beta fold hydrolase, whose protein sequence is MSSNAVRTTVVNEGIRLAVFESGNPNGDPIVLVHGWPDTHELWSHIVPQLEDRFRVISYDSRGAGESTVPTEQSAYKLARLASDFYAVADAVSPDAPVHVLAHDWGAVEVWEAAAQPQAKDRIRSYTSISGPNLDHLGKWSQSRLRKPTLTGIKQVLAQTRASWYTVTFHIPGLSTLRIKRQFAKGWPAFLHEFSGVDPKLVTQNPTLWSDATNGTNLYRANIIPLLTNPRDRYIDIPVHLIVNTEDVAVRPYHYDDTGKWVKNLTRNDIPAGHWSPISHADDISRLTKEFIDSLG, encoded by the coding sequence TTGAGCAGCAATGCAGTTCGCACGACGGTCGTCAACGAAGGAATTCGATTGGCGGTGTTCGAGAGCGGAAACCCGAACGGCGATCCGATCGTCCTCGTGCACGGCTGGCCCGATACTCACGAACTGTGGAGTCACATCGTGCCCCAGCTCGAGGATCGCTTCCGGGTGATCAGCTACGACTCCCGCGGTGCAGGCGAAAGCACGGTGCCCACCGAGCAGTCGGCGTACAAATTGGCGCGGCTGGCATCGGACTTCTATGCCGTTGCCGATGCGGTCAGCCCCGATGCTCCCGTGCACGTGCTCGCTCACGACTGGGGTGCCGTGGAGGTATGGGAGGCCGCAGCTCAACCGCAGGCGAAGGACCGAATTCGTTCCTACACATCGATTTCGGGACCCAATCTCGACCATCTCGGCAAGTGGTCGCAGTCGCGGCTCCGCAAACCCACCCTCACCGGCATCAAGCAGGTCCTCGCCCAGACGCGAGCGTCCTGGTACACCGTCACCTTCCACATCCCCGGCCTGTCGACGCTGCGGATCAAGCGGCAGTTCGCCAAGGGCTGGCCGGCGTTCCTCCACGAGTTCTCGGGAGTCGACCCGAAGCTCGTCACCCAGAACCCCACTCTGTGGTCGGATGCCACCAACGGCACCAATCTGTATCGAGCCAACATCATTCCGCTGCTGACCAATCCGCGAGATCGATACATCGACATCCCCGTTCACCTCATCGTCAACACCGAGGACGTCGCGGTGCGTCCGTACCACTACGACGACACCGGCAAGTGGGTGAAGAACCTCACGCGCAACGACATTCCGGCGGGGCATTGGTCGCCCATCTCCCATGCCGACGACATCTCCAGGCTGACAAAGGAATTCATCGACTCTCTGGGCTGA
- a CDS encoding alpha-isopropylmalate synthase regulatory domain-containing protein: MNALASSFATDPFHSRFGCALPRTMRDEITWQHMSWANFTERFSPTTGPLRLGSWTAGRATGGRTAYDATFGISDTIITCAATTYGPIEALSSMLHDAGFRIEILSFHQQIVGDETATFVSIECDGRREWSMAIEADTTLSSIKAVVAGANLLHR, translated from the coding sequence ATGAATGCACTTGCTTCCTCTTTCGCCACAGATCCGTTCCATTCCCGTTTCGGCTGCGCCCTGCCGCGCACGATGCGCGACGAGATCACCTGGCAACACATGTCGTGGGCGAATTTCACCGAACGCTTCTCACCCACCACCGGACCGCTCCGACTGGGGTCGTGGACTGCCGGCAGGGCAACCGGCGGGAGGACTGCTTACGACGCGACCTTCGGAATCAGCGACACCATCATCACCTGTGCCGCAACGACATACGGGCCGATCGAGGCACTGTCGTCGATGTTGCACGATGCCGGCTTCCGCATCGAGATCCTGTCGTTCCACCAGCAGATCGTCGGCGACGAGACCGCAACCTTCGTCTCGATCGAGTGCGACGGCCGCCGAGAATGGTCGATGGCAATCGAGGCCGACACCACCCTGTCGTCCATCAAGGCAGTCGTCGCCGGGGCCAACCTTCTGCATCGGTAG
- a CDS encoding quinone oxidoreductase family protein, which yields MKAAVLTEFGVPRYADHAEPTPAEGMEVIDVAAATLNAVDVVIASGTHYLSPKSLPTVSGIEGVGTTSDGRRVYFSPPVPPYGSMAQQALVPTTSLIELPDGLDFSTAATLGNAGLAALMPLTHGGRMTPGENVVILGGTGVVGRLAVQTARLLGAGSITVVGRDEAALESTRDLGATATVAIGDSSVDELSSAIRQASAGADVIVDYAWGAVALAALRAGNRLVRLVQIGDRAGAEVTVPAQLLRSLGASIVGFMPMHYGPDATSQAYRTLTDWAVTGQLAVEYENVPLAEVASAWERTPRTRHKLVLVP from the coding sequence ATGAAAGCAGCAGTACTGACCGAGTTCGGAGTGCCGAGGTACGCCGATCACGCCGAGCCGACGCCGGCCGAGGGTATGGAGGTCATCGACGTTGCGGCCGCAACGCTCAATGCAGTCGACGTGGTGATCGCTTCCGGCACGCACTATTTGAGCCCGAAGTCCCTTCCGACCGTGAGCGGTATCGAAGGCGTCGGTACGACGTCGGACGGTCGGCGAGTGTACTTCTCCCCGCCCGTCCCGCCCTACGGTTCGATGGCGCAGCAGGCGTTGGTACCGACGACGTCGCTCATCGAACTACCCGACGGGCTGGACTTCTCGACCGCCGCGACGCTGGGCAATGCCGGCCTCGCTGCACTGATGCCACTGACCCATGGGGGTCGCATGACGCCAGGGGAGAACGTGGTGATCCTCGGAGGTACCGGGGTGGTCGGCCGCCTCGCGGTGCAGACTGCGCGGTTGCTCGGCGCAGGATCGATCACGGTCGTGGGACGCGATGAGGCCGCGCTCGAATCCACCCGTGATCTCGGGGCCACGGCGACGGTTGCCATCGGAGACAGCAGCGTCGACGAGCTGAGCTCGGCCATTCGGCAGGCATCTGCCGGGGCCGATGTGATCGTCGATTACGCCTGGGGCGCAGTCGCTCTGGCCGCGCTACGTGCCGGCAACCGGCTCGTTCGTCTGGTACAGATCGGCGACCGAGCCGGTGCCGAGGTCACCGTTCCAGCGCAGCTCCTACGATCACTCGGGGCGAGCATCGTCGGCTTCATGCCGATGCACTACGGACCCGATGCAACCTCGCAGGCGTATCGCACCCTCACCGACTGGGCCGTTACCGGGCAGCTCGCAGTGGAATACGAGAACGTGCCACTGGCAGAGGTCGCGAGTGCATGGGAGCGAACCCCACGCACCCGTCACAAGCTGGTACTGGTCCCCTGA
- a CDS encoding ATP-binding protein — protein MDRRRNPYTPNAGAPPRYLAGREVELDDFRTLLYRLRRGYSEQSLIVTGLRGVGKTVLLGRYREIAEDEGWVAVEAEVSKSTAFGPQIASLARRALLQTSPKAKWNDRIHRSAAVLKSFSLSIQPDGSLNIGLDVDPAAGQADTGNLNDDLADVFEAVGLAARESDIGVVFLFDEIQFLSKGELEALIGAVHRTVQRELPITFAGAGLPQLPGLAGDAKSYAERLFRFPSIGELPGPEAIAALTEPAKLEGVEYDVGAIDKILHYTEGYPYFIQEFGRAVWNLAEGPRITEADAVAAADLVDDELDDSFFRTRVQRCTKEELRYMRAMAELGPKEQKAVDVALLLQNQSEQVSPLRSRLINKGLLYTPNYGYAKFTVPQFDRFMRRYMPEIDGQPPT, from the coding sequence GTGGACCGTCGGCGGAACCCGTATACGCCCAACGCTGGCGCGCCGCCGCGTTACTTGGCGGGTCGCGAGGTGGAACTCGATGACTTTCGCACCCTGCTCTATCGGTTGCGGAGGGGCTATTCCGAGCAGTCGCTGATCGTGACCGGCCTGCGCGGCGTCGGCAAGACTGTTTTACTCGGTCGGTACCGCGAGATAGCTGAGGATGAGGGCTGGGTCGCAGTCGAAGCCGAGGTATCGAAGAGCACCGCATTCGGTCCGCAGATTGCCAGCCTGGCCAGGCGCGCTTTGTTGCAGACGTCACCGAAGGCGAAGTGGAACGACCGCATACACAGATCAGCCGCGGTGCTCAAGTCGTTCTCGTTGTCGATCCAACCGGATGGATCACTGAATATCGGTTTGGACGTCGATCCAGCTGCTGGACAGGCCGACACGGGAAACCTGAATGACGACCTGGCTGATGTCTTCGAGGCAGTCGGGTTGGCCGCTCGGGAAAGCGACATCGGGGTGGTATTCCTTTTCGACGAGATTCAATTTCTGTCGAAGGGTGAGCTGGAAGCGTTGATCGGTGCCGTCCACAGAACTGTCCAGCGGGAGCTTCCGATCACGTTCGCGGGTGCTGGTCTGCCGCAGCTTCCGGGTTTGGCAGGTGATGCCAAGTCCTACGCTGAGCGACTGTTCCGATTCCCGTCTATCGGTGAGTTACCCGGGCCGGAAGCGATCGCGGCCCTGACCGAACCAGCGAAGCTCGAAGGCGTCGAATACGACGTCGGAGCCATAGACAAGATCCTGCACTATACCGAGGGGTATCCCTACTTCATCCAGGAATTCGGGAGAGCAGTGTGGAACTTGGCCGAGGGTCCGAGGATCACGGAAGCTGACGCAGTCGCTGCTGCCGATCTCGTCGACGATGAACTCGACGACAGCTTCTTCCGGACACGTGTTCAGCGCTGCACGAAGGAAGAGCTCCGCTACATGCGGGCTATGGCCGAGCTTGGACCGAAGGAACAGAAGGCCGTCGACGTGGCGCTCCTCCTGCAAAATCAATCGGAACAGGTATCGCCGCTGCGCTCGCGATTGATCAACAAGGGTTTGCTATACACCCCGAATTACGGTTACGCGAAGTTCACCGTTCCCCAGTTCGATCGGTTCATGCGCCGATACATGCCGGAGATCGACGGTCAACCTCCGACCTGA
- a CDS encoding metal-dependent hydrolase: protein MSERKVVASDPGEVMLQARNVKFDWTDLPMHWVPGDPYTTHVLNVLHLLLPAGEHWFVDTFKEALPYIDDEKLRDDVIGFIGQEAVHAEAHTGVLVHLQAKGLDPTPFTDQMEWAFGKVLGSDSVTSLRSKNNLVERLAMIAAIEHVTAFLGDWVLNADGLDRAGIHPTMLDLLRWHGAEEVEHRSVAYDTLRYFDKREVRRLRTFVVVVPLMAYIWMRGIIFLMKNDPELQSAPKSVRKPRSALWRKSVRRGTLPALTHVGRSMSRYLKKSYHPSQEGSTAQAVRYLASSPAAQAAAR from the coding sequence ATGAGCGAGCGGAAAGTCGTCGCATCGGACCCCGGCGAAGTGATGCTGCAAGCCAGGAACGTCAAGTTCGACTGGACCGATCTACCGATGCACTGGGTGCCGGGCGATCCGTACACCACGCACGTTCTCAACGTGCTGCACCTGTTGCTGCCCGCCGGCGAGCACTGGTTCGTGGACACCTTCAAAGAAGCTCTGCCGTACATCGACGACGAGAAGCTGCGCGACGACGTCATCGGTTTCATCGGGCAGGAAGCCGTTCACGCCGAGGCACATACCGGCGTCCTCGTCCATCTTCAGGCCAAAGGCCTCGACCCGACACCGTTCACCGACCAGATGGAGTGGGCCTTCGGCAAGGTCCTCGGATCCGACTCTGTGACCAGCCTGCGATCGAAGAACAACCTGGTCGAGCGACTGGCTATGATCGCCGCCATCGAACACGTGACGGCATTTCTCGGCGACTGGGTGCTCAACGCCGACGGTCTCGACCGCGCGGGCATCCACCCCACCATGCTCGACCTTCTGCGCTGGCACGGTGCCGAAGAGGTCGAGCATCGCTCGGTCGCGTACGACACGCTCCGCTACTTCGACAAGCGCGAAGTTCGTCGGCTGCGCACGTTCGTGGTCGTCGTGCCGTTGATGGCGTACATCTGGATGCGCGGGATCATCTTCTTGATGAAGAACGATCCGGAACTGCAGTCGGCACCGAAATCCGTACGCAAGCCGCGCTCGGCACTGTGGAGAAAGTCGGTCCGCCGCGGCACCCTGCCCGCGCTGACGCACGTTGGCCGCAGCATGTCACGCTACCTCAAGAAGTCGTACCACCCCAGCCAGGAAGGCTCCACTGCCCAGGCCGTCCGATACCTGGCGTCCTCCCCGGCCGCGCAGGCTGCGGCGAGGTGA
- a CDS encoding LLM class flavin-dependent oxidoreductase encodes MHLNAFLYGCGHHSAAWRHPDSRVEDLGNISYYEELAQLAERGKFDAVFFADGHSVRDPAGAGTWFLEPITALSAMARATTHIGLVTTVSSTFYTPFHAARMLASLDHISGGRAGWNVVTSMFDAEARNHGMDVIPAREERYARAEEFVDTALALWDSWDADALTLDRAGAYADPAKVHAIDHDGKHFRVDGPLTVPRSPQGRPVLFQAGASGPGRDLAAKYAEAIYAVAYDLVAAQSYYDDVKARIVHAGRDSAAVGIMPGLVTYIGSTMDEARRKKAELDQLLPTEQSLAMLSTFTGQGCAAWELDEPVPPLPPAAEFTGPQGRYETILRIVEKDAPTVRELLGTLAAGGGHATMIGTPESIADEMESWIGRGADGFNLMCPRYPDSLTDFVDQVVPILQQRSLFRADYTSSTLRGHLAH; translated from the coding sequence ATGCACCTCAACGCTTTTCTCTACGGCTGCGGTCACCACAGCGCGGCGTGGCGTCATCCCGATTCGCGAGTGGAGGACCTGGGCAACATCTCTTACTACGAGGAACTTGCGCAGCTCGCCGAACGGGGAAAGTTCGACGCGGTGTTCTTCGCCGACGGACATTCGGTGCGAGACCCGGCAGGCGCAGGGACCTGGTTTCTCGAACCGATCACCGCGCTGTCGGCCATGGCCAGAGCGACCACCCATATCGGGCTGGTCACCACCGTGTCCTCGACGTTCTACACGCCGTTCCATGCCGCGCGCATGCTGGCGTCGTTGGATCACATCAGCGGTGGCCGGGCGGGCTGGAACGTCGTCACTTCCATGTTCGACGCCGAGGCACGCAATCACGGGATGGATGTCATCCCGGCTCGTGAGGAGCGCTATGCCCGCGCCGAAGAGTTCGTCGATACTGCACTGGCGCTCTGGGATTCGTGGGATGCCGACGCGTTGACGCTCGATCGCGCTGGAGCGTATGCGGACCCGGCCAAGGTGCATGCCATCGATCACGACGGCAAACACTTTCGCGTCGACGGTCCGTTGACGGTGCCGCGTTCACCGCAGGGTCGGCCGGTGCTGTTCCAGGCCGGGGCGTCGGGGCCGGGTCGTGATCTCGCTGCGAAGTACGCCGAGGCGATCTATGCCGTCGCCTACGATCTCGTTGCAGCGCAGAGCTATTACGACGACGTGAAGGCGCGCATCGTCCACGCGGGCCGAGACAGTGCGGCAGTGGGCATCATGCCGGGTTTGGTGACGTACATCGGATCGACGATGGACGAGGCCCGACGCAAGAAGGCCGAACTGGATCAGCTACTGCCTACCGAGCAGTCACTGGCAATGTTGTCGACCTTCACCGGGCAGGGCTGTGCTGCTTGGGAACTCGATGAACCGGTGCCGCCGCTACCGCCGGCAGCAGAGTTCACCGGACCGCAGGGTCGCTACGAGACGATTCTGCGCATCGTCGAGAAGGACGCCCCCACCGTGCGTGAGTTGCTCGGCACGCTGGCTGCCGGCGGCGGGCACGCAACGATGATCGGTACACCGGAGTCCATCGCCGACGAGATGGAATCGTGGATCGGTCGCGGTGCCGACGGATTCAACCTGATGTGCCCGCGCTACCCGGACTCGCTCACCGACTTCGTCGATCAGGTGGTCCCTATCCTGCAGCAGCGCAGTCTCTTTCGTGCGGACTACACCTCATCGACGCTTCGCGGGCACCTGGCTCACTGA
- a CDS encoding PDR/VanB family oxidoreductase codes for MKLTSRRVPRLLPKDAPPDLRGRGRPDRSMQLLGTFLNGYMQAAAGAEYNDAVAGHNPDSALRLVVTEREIVAEDNDVAALTLASPTGEQLPIWHPGCHLDLHLPSGRRRQYSLCGNPSDRSSYRIAVRRIPTGAGGSIEMHGLQPGTEVTVRGPRNGFPFVGDGSALFIAGGIGITPIIAMVRAARILGMDWQFVYCGRSRDTMPFLDEIESWESDRVFIRTDDVHGYPGEGELLERAPAGGAVYCCGPTPMLDAVRRDFRQCPATALHFERFGPPPILDGQPFEVQLISTGAVLDVAADASVLTAVKEQKPNIAYSCQQGFCGTCKVRVLSGEPEHLETRLTPEEQRDHMLICVSRSRSGRLVLDL; via the coding sequence GTGAAGCTCACCTCACGCCGCGTCCCACGGCTGCTCCCCAAGGATGCACCGCCGGATCTGCGCGGACGCGGACGCCCGGATCGCTCGATGCAGCTCCTCGGCACGTTTCTCAACGGGTACATGCAGGCGGCTGCCGGCGCGGAGTACAACGATGCCGTCGCTGGACACAACCCCGATTCCGCGTTGCGATTGGTCGTCACAGAACGCGAGATCGTCGCCGAGGACAACGATGTCGCTGCCCTCACCCTCGCGTCGCCGACGGGAGAGCAGCTGCCGATCTGGCATCCGGGCTGCCACCTCGATCTGCACCTACCGTCGGGCCGCCGTCGGCAGTACTCCCTGTGCGGCAACCCATCCGACCGCAGTTCCTATCGCATCGCGGTGCGCCGAATCCCCACCGGCGCAGGCGGTTCCATCGAGATGCACGGACTGCAACCCGGCACCGAGGTCACTGTTCGCGGCCCCCGCAACGGTTTTCCCTTCGTCGGCGACGGCAGCGCACTCTTCATCGCCGGTGGGATCGGAATCACTCCCATCATCGCGATGGTCCGTGCCGCAAGGATTCTCGGCATGGACTGGCAGTTCGTCTACTGCGGTCGCTCCCGCGACACGATGCCCTTTCTCGACGAGATCGAGAGCTGGGAATCGGACCGCGTGTTCATCCGGACCGACGATGTGCACGGATACCCCGGTGAGGGCGAACTGCTCGAGCGCGCCCCGGCCGGCGGTGCCGTCTATTGTTGCGGCCCCACCCCCATGCTCGACGCCGTCCGTCGCGACTTCCGTCAGTGCCCCGCCACCGCACTGCATTTCGAGCGCTTCGGCCCGCCGCCGATTCTCGACGGCCAACCCTTCGAGGTGCAGCTGATCAGCACCGGAGCTGTGCTCGACGTAGCCGCAGACGCCTCCGTACTGACCGCGGTCAAGGAACAGAAGCCCAATATCGCGTACTCGTGCCAGCAGGGCTTCTGCGGTACTTGCAAGGTGCGTGTGCTTTCCGGTGAGCCCGAGCACCTCGAAACGCGATTGACCCCCGAAGAGCAGCGCGATCACATGCTCATCTGCGTCTCCCGCTCACGCAGCGGGCGTCTCGTACTCGATCTATAG